The DNA segment TATCGGTaccataccgtaccgaaaatttcggtatatcaaaaatttcgataaattcggtatttttcaGTATTACGGTAacctcggtataccgaaaattcgatattttttccaACCCCTAATCATGAAccttaattattataaatattaactataattttaatataaatggTGGGAGAAACTAAAGAACGCGTTGGCCGTTGTCTTCTTTAATTTGACATAGGCTTGTAATTTAAATAACTTTTATATGATTAATTAATAGAAAATCACTcacacatacacatatatatagttttgatatattgttGCACACCTTTCATTTACGATGAAGTGACACTCAACTATTGATTGTTATAAANTACTTCGTATATTCCATTAATTGAATTCGAAAACTTTGCTTATACATAAAAACTAGCGACCTACGTACCTTTATATAAATGATATGCTTGCATTACACAACAATATCAACATTCAATCAGGCAAACTTCTTGGGAGATGGAATTCAAGAATTCAGTGTTCATCAAGATCTTCATTTCATTATGTCTAtcaattttttgttcttcacAGGATTTTGACTTCTTCTACTTCGTCCAACAGGTTAGCTCTCGCCTTCAAATTAATATATGTTTGAAAGTCGTTACCCTTTCTTTGTGGTTCGACACAACATGATTTGGCAACCATAACATACGTGACGACTTCGAAGGAATGATTGAAATATTATGCttgtatgttttaaaatattcgaGTTTATACGATGATATCAAACATGTGGACTCCTTAAGATAAGATATTCAATCGTATACAAGCCTGAAGTTTTTTTTTGGCTCAATTGAAGTATATAGATTCCATGGATCTATGCATGCATGTTCAACTAGACATTACCGACTGATCGTATCTCGGAAATAATAGCCCTAGATATGAATTATCACGCAGCACTTAAATAATCTCATTGGCACTGCGTGactcatagttgagatgatgaATGATGCATAATATAAAgataataaatcaatatactTAGACAAGACAACGATAcatgacataaatttttttttagaaatcgAGTCTAGTATAATCAATCAATTTTTATTCTCTAAACTAAAAATTGGCTTAATTTGTAATAATTTGTAAGAATGTAAATCGAAATGATGGTATTATTTCGCGGGCAGTGGCCAGCTTCTTACTGCGACTCGAGACACAGTTGCTGCTATCCTACAACTGGAAAACCTGAGGAAGATTTCAGTATACATGGCCTGTGGCCCAATTACGACGATGGGAAATGGCCATCCAATTGTCAACGCCAGAGTTCACTCGACCAATCACAGGTAATCCTATGCTACATGAAAGAGTCATCATGTAAACTTATTATGTCACCTAGCTAGCTAATTCTTTGTCAtcgtaattaattattttatgttattaaattttagttttagtctactatctttatttgtttttcgaCCTGcaattttaatcaatttttctgTGTCGCGTGGACATATACAGTGCCACATATTTGGAAAAAAGATTAAAGTTCTCTATGTGATGATTTTATCATCctaattcattaattaatgtgAAATGAACAGATATCAGATCTGTTGAACGTAATGCACAAGGATTGGCCAACCCTTGCATGCCCAAGCGCCGATGGGATAAAATTCTGGGGACATGAGTGGAAGAAACATGGAACATGCAGCTCCCTCGATCAGCATACATATTTTCAAGTTGCCCTTGACTTCAAGAAAAGAGCCAACTTGCTTCAAATCCTTGGAAATGCAGGTGAGATTCTTTGTTTATACCAGCGATTCTTGGAATGATTAATACGTGTATATAATATACCTTGGTGTGTGGTTAGGAGATCGATGCTCGACGTAGAAattgtaatttattaattttttaaaaaataa comes from the Primulina huaijiensis isolate GDHJ02 chromosome 8, ASM1229523v2, whole genome shotgun sequence genome and includes:
- the LOC140983405 gene encoding intracellular ribonuclease LX-like → MEFKNSVFIKIFISLCLSIFCSSQDFDFFYFVQQWPASYCDSRHSCCYPTTGKPEEDFSIHGLWPNYDDGKWPSNCQRQSSLDQSQISDLLNVMHKDWPTLACPSADGIKFWGHEWKKHGTCSSLDQHTYFQVALDFKKRANLLQILGNAGIRPGKFYSMKSMKQAIEDGVGYTPFIECNIDFSGNHQLFQVYMCVDSSASSFIQCPVFPHGRSCGSHIEFPSFSDQSNISHDEL